One window from the genome of Vibrio vulnificus NBRC 15645 = ATCC 27562 encodes:
- the lolB gene encoding lipoprotein insertase outer membrane protein LolB, translating into MFRRTYFWLMLLPLFMVGCTGLPEHPTSVEWQSHQAKLSQIQSFQAVGKLGYISPEQRQNLNFYWKHSPEQSNLRFTTFLGQTALNLTMTPQGARVETYDDQILTAENATALVQQLTGLVIPVEQLSDWIIGLPNGADDFQLNEQNTLGSLEKDLNFQRWHIAYTQYRDVEFHQQVVPLPAKLSLTQQDIKLNIVVSKWTLK; encoded by the coding sequence ATGTTTCGACGAACTTATTTTTGGTTAATGCTCTTGCCGCTGTTTATGGTTGGATGTACTGGCCTTCCGGAACATCCCACCAGCGTTGAGTGGCAAAGTCATCAAGCAAAACTGTCACAAATTCAATCATTTCAAGCCGTTGGAAAACTGGGTTACATTTCGCCAGAACAACGACAAAACCTCAACTTCTATTGGAAACACTCACCAGAACAAAGCAACCTGCGTTTTACGACGTTTCTTGGCCAAACCGCATTAAATCTCACCATGACGCCGCAAGGTGCTCGAGTTGAAACCTACGATGACCAAATTTTAACCGCCGAGAATGCGACCGCTTTGGTTCAACAGTTAACCGGGTTGGTTATACCTGTCGAACAACTGAGTGACTGGATCATCGGTTTGCCGAATGGCGCTGACGACTTTCAACTCAATGAGCAAAATACACTCGGCTCATTAGAGAAAGATCTCAATTTCCAGCGTTGGCATATCGCCTACACGCAGTATCGTGATGTGGAATTTCATCAACAAGTTGTACCGCTGCCAGCCAAGCTTAGCCTGACCCAGCAAGACATCAAATTAAACATCGTTGTGAGTAAGTGGACGCTAAAATAA
- the ispE gene encoding 4-(cytidine 5'-diphospho)-2-C-methyl-D-erythritol kinase — protein MDAKIMITSPTTWPSPAKLNLFLYINGRTDNGYHELQTLFQFLDYGDELTISSNQSGVIIITPEIAELPVEDNLIWKAANALQQKTGCTLGAHIHLNKILPMGGGIGGGSSNAATALVALNFLWQLGLSDDELADIGLKLGADVPVFVRGHAAFAEGVGEKLTPAQPEEKWYLVVRPDVHIATVDIFTHPQLTRNTPKRSLETLLDSEYGNDCEKIVRMIHPKVDKQLSWLLQYAPSRLTGTGSCVFAEFNSRSEAESILAQLSDNVSAFVAQGRNISPLKETLADHLSAQNRPI, from the coding sequence GTGGACGCTAAAATAATGATCACCAGCCCAACTACTTGGCCCTCACCTGCCAAACTCAATCTTTTCTTGTACATCAATGGCCGTACTGACAATGGTTATCACGAACTGCAAACGTTATTTCAGTTCCTCGATTACGGCGATGAATTGACCATCAGCTCCAACCAAAGCGGAGTCATCATCATCACACCCGAGATAGCCGAGCTTCCTGTTGAAGATAATCTTATTTGGAAAGCCGCTAATGCGCTTCAACAAAAGACCGGATGTACGTTGGGTGCCCACATTCATCTGAACAAAATATTGCCGATGGGCGGCGGTATTGGTGGTGGTTCTTCCAATGCAGCAACAGCATTGGTTGCGCTGAATTTTCTTTGGCAACTTGGTCTTTCTGATGATGAATTAGCCGACATTGGCTTAAAATTGGGCGCGGATGTGCCCGTTTTTGTGCGCGGCCATGCGGCATTTGCTGAAGGTGTTGGCGAAAAACTGACGCCAGCACAACCAGAAGAGAAGTGGTATTTGGTGGTGAGACCCGATGTGCACATCGCCACCGTCGATATTTTCACGCATCCACAATTGACGAGAAATACGCCAAAGCGTTCTCTGGAAACGCTTCTTGACAGCGAATACGGAAACGATTGCGAAAAAATTGTCCGAATGATCCACCCAAAGGTTGATAAGCAACTTTCATGGCTGCTACAATACGCGCCGTCAAGATTGACGGGGACCGGATCTTGCGTTTTCGCTGAATTTAACAGCAGATCTGAAGCGGAATCAATCCTTGCCCAACTCTCTGACAATGTCTCGGCATTTGTCGCTCAAGGGCGCAATATTTCGCCGCTAAAAGAGACGTTGGCTGATCATCTTTCAGCCCAAAACCGACCTATTTAA
- a CDS encoding ribose-phosphate pyrophosphokinase, producing MPDMKLFAGNATPELAQRIADRLYISLGDATVSRFSDGEVAVQINENVRGSDVFIIQSTCAPTNDNLMELVVMIDAMRRASAGRITAVIPYFGYARQDRRVRSARVPITAKVVADFLSNVGVDRVLTIDLHAEQIQGFFDVPVDNIFGTPVLLEDMHARGLEDPVVVSPDLGGVVRARATAKALGDIDIAIVDKRRPRANVSEVMNLIGDVEGRDCVIVDDMIDTGGTLCKAAEALKERGAKRVFAYATHAVFSGNAAKNIKNSVLDQVIVTDSITLSKEMAATGKVTQLTLSGMLAEAIRRISNEESISAMFN from the coding sequence GTGCCTGATATGAAGCTATTTGCTGGTAACGCAACACCTGAACTAGCCCAACGTATTGCTGATCGTCTCTACATCTCTCTTGGTGATGCCACTGTTTCTCGTTTCTCTGACGGTGAAGTAGCGGTACAAATCAACGAAAATGTACGTGGTAGTGACGTTTTCATTATTCAATCAACCTGTGCGCCGACCAACGACAACCTAATGGAGCTGGTCGTAATGATTGATGCAATGCGCCGCGCTTCAGCGGGCCGTATTACAGCAGTTATTCCTTACTTTGGTTACGCTCGTCAAGACCGCCGCGTGCGTTCAGCGCGTGTGCCAATCACTGCAAAAGTAGTCGCAGACTTCCTTTCAAACGTGGGTGTTGACCGCGTTCTGACGATTGACCTACACGCAGAGCAAATTCAAGGCTTCTTCGATGTGCCAGTAGACAACATCTTCGGTACACCAGTGCTTCTTGAAGATATGCACGCGCGTGGCCTAGAAGATCCTGTTGTTGTATCTCCAGACCTTGGTGGTGTTGTTCGTGCTCGAGCAACGGCAAAAGCGCTCGGTGATATCGACATCGCTATCGTCGATAAGCGTCGTCCACGTGCCAACGTTTCTGAAGTGATGAACCTTATCGGTGATGTTGAAGGTCGTGACTGTGTGATCGTGGATGACATGATCGACACTGGCGGCACACTATGTAAGGCAGCAGAAGCACTAAAAGAACGTGGTGCAAAACGTGTATTTGCTTACGCAACTCACGCCGTGTTCTCAGGCAACGCAGCGAAAAACATTAAAAACTCTGTGCTTGACCAAGTGATCGTCACTGACTCAATCACGTTGAGCAAAGAGATGGCCGCAACCGGTAAAGTGACTCAACTAACTCTATCTGGCATGTTGGCTGAAGCGATTCGTCGTATCAGCAACGAAGAGTCTATCTCTGCGATGTTTAACTAA
- the pth gene encoding aminoacyl-tRNA hydrolase — MSQQIKLLVGLANPGPEYAKTRHNAGAWVVEELARVHNITLKNEAKFYGLTGRIVMNGQELRLLIPTTFMNLSGKAIAALAKFYQIQPEEIMVAHDELDLPPGIAKFKKGGGHGGHNGLRDTISKLGNNKEFYRLRIGIGHPGHKDKVAGFVLGKAPASEQSLLDASVDESVRCLDILIKDGLSKAQNRLHTFKAE; from the coding sequence TTGAGTCAACAGATCAAACTTCTTGTCGGCCTTGCTAATCCTGGGCCTGAATATGCCAAAACTCGCCACAATGCGGGCGCTTGGGTAGTAGAAGAACTGGCACGCGTTCACAACATTACGCTAAAGAATGAAGCAAAGTTCTATGGCTTAACAGGACGTATTGTGATGAATGGTCAGGAACTGCGTTTACTGATTCCTACTACTTTTATGAACCTTTCTGGCAAAGCCATTGCCGCATTGGCAAAGTTTTATCAGATTCAACCAGAAGAGATCATGGTCGCGCATGACGAGCTGGATCTTCCTCCTGGTATCGCAAAGTTCAAAAAAGGTGGTGGCCATGGTGGCCACAATGGGTTGCGAGATACCATTAGTAAACTGGGCAACAATAAAGAATTCTACCGTCTACGGATCGGCATTGGCCATCCTGGACACAAAGATAAAGTAGCGGGTTTTGTACTGGGTAAAGCACCTGCCAGTGAACAATCCTTACTCGACGCTAGCGTCGACGAATCTGTTCGCTGCTTGGATATTTTGATCAAAGATGGTCTATCCAAAGCACAAAACCGCCTCCACACGTTCAAAGCTGAATAA